One genomic segment of Clostridium saccharoperbutylacetonicum N1-4(HMT) includes these proteins:
- a CDS encoding YesL family protein, which yields MRSKSGILDSIVYKITVCITKFFVINFWFLIMISPFLLYIFFFEGHISISILLVFSILLGPAITTLFSISGKFINEGDICPSKDFFRLYKMNFFQGIFIGIILNSFMGILYSDMEYFNSIGNTYLSLICLLLLIVVIMLSFYIYPIISRYNIKMIYLFQLSIKLLIKKIYISLSCISMIIIVLALIRITRISLVGVLFGASILCYLIMKIENKTIDELNEEIKEKYNIND from the coding sequence ATGAGAAGTAAGTCTGGAATACTAGATAGTATAGTATATAAAATTACAGTGTGTATAACCAAGTTCTTTGTAATAAACTTTTGGTTTTTGATAATGATATCTCCATTTTTATTATATATATTCTTTTTTGAAGGTCACATATCTATATCAATATTATTAGTATTCTCAATATTGCTTGGACCAGCGATAACAACACTTTTCTCGATAAGTGGAAAATTTATAAATGAAGGGGATATATGTCCTTCAAAGGATTTTTTTCGATTGTATAAAATGAATTTTTTCCAAGGAATCTTTATAGGCATAATATTAAATAGTTTTATGGGGATCTTATACTCTGATATGGAGTATTTTAATTCAATAGGAAATACATATCTTTCGCTTATATGTTTACTTTTGTTAATAGTCGTAATTATGCTAAGTTTTTATATATATCCTATTATCTCAAGGTATAACATTAAAATGATATATTTATTTCAACTTTCAATAAAATTATTAATCAAAAAAATATATATAAGTTTAAGCTGTATATCTATGATTATCATTGTATTAGCACTTATAAGAATTACGAGAATATCATTAGTAGGAGTTTTATTTGGAGCAAGTATACTATGCTATTTAATAATGAAAATAGAAAATAAAACAATTGATGAATTAAATGAAGAAATAAAAGAAAAATATAATATAAATGACTAA
- a CDS encoding sugar-binding domain-containing protein, whose protein sequence is MYKIIDLSGMWRFQLDEEKLGVSEPFNDTMTLPGTTSYFKKGKKNEKVELGFLTEEYKFEGYAWFSKTIYISEDVASKKCFLYLERTRVTTIWIDEFIVGTQNSLCTPHVYDITNYMSTGEHVIKICVDNTNYPTKGGHLTSADTQTNWNGITGKLELQIYERSYISDIQIYPNTRDKSVTIKAKLIGVNEGIISISGVSFNSEKEHKVEEVDFKLASNEVFITCELGEDALLWSEYKPNLYKLKLNLVINGLIADTNEVIFGLRKFKAQGNKFTINGVETFLRGKHDGLIFPLTGFAPTTVEEWLKVLKISKSYGINHYRFHTCCPPEAAFIAADILGIYMQPELPFWGTITDENDKNHNQVEQDFLFNEGVSMLKCFGNHPSFVMMSLGNELWGSKEKLEDILKRYKDLDNRHLYTQGSNNFQFCPVILENDDFFSGVRFSKYRLLRGSYAMCDAPLGHIQIDAPNTMKDYDENIIPKLVDAQKNLIVNCDDPIEIQFGTETKIVQAANYDSEIIPRVPVISHEIGQYATYPDFNEIKKYIGPLKAKNFEVFKQKLEERGLGDLAEKYFYCSGRLAVSCYKEELEAAFRSRRLGGFQLLDLQDFSGQGTALVGMLDSFMDSKGLISPEEWRSFCSDSVLMARFNKYNYISEENFDAHVELCYFKDIPLHSLNLFWELKDSNTVYEKGESYICNIENQNYIDICDINIKMPNITLMKKLTLSLQVKEIGVEKNYDLWIYPKNVIWDKAGVNIFNNLSKGVIELLENGEKVILFPQADTLKNKIDGFFCTDFWCYPMFRSISESMGKKVPIGTMGLLINNTHPIFNDFPCEEYSTYQWWNIVSNSCSIILDDTAKDFRPIVQTIDNFERNHKLGLIFECKVLNGKLLVCACDYNKIINQPDGRQLLFSMFNYVKSKDFKPSTEISIPALRNLLLS, encoded by the coding sequence ATGTATAAAATAATTGATTTAAGTGGTATGTGGAGATTTCAATTAGATGAAGAAAAATTGGGAGTAAGTGAACCGTTTAACGATACAATGACACTACCAGGTACAACTTCCTACTTTAAAAAAGGTAAGAAAAATGAAAAAGTTGAACTTGGATTTCTGACTGAAGAATATAAATTTGAAGGGTATGCATGGTTTTCAAAAACCATTTATATTTCAGAGGATGTTGCAAGTAAGAAGTGTTTTCTTTATTTGGAAAGAACACGTGTAACTACTATTTGGATAGATGAATTTATAGTTGGTACACAAAATAGTCTTTGTACACCACATGTTTATGACATAACAAACTACATGTCAACTGGTGAACATGTAATCAAAATATGTGTTGATAATACAAATTATCCAACTAAGGGAGGTCATTTAACTTCAGCGGATACACAAACAAATTGGAATGGTATTACAGGAAAACTTGAATTGCAAATATATGAGAGGAGTTATATAAGTGATATCCAAATTTATCCTAATACTAGAGATAAATCTGTTACCATAAAGGCGAAGCTTATTGGAGTAAATGAAGGCATTATTTCAATTTCAGGAGTAAGTTTTAATAGTGAAAAGGAACATAAGGTAGAAGAAGTTGATTTTAAACTTGCTTCAAATGAGGTTTTTATAACCTGTGAACTGGGAGAAGATGCTTTGCTCTGGAGTGAATATAAACCTAATTTATATAAGTTAAAATTAAATCTTGTGATTAATGGATTAATAGCAGATACAAATGAGGTTATATTTGGACTTCGTAAATTTAAGGCACAAGGTAATAAGTTTACAATAAATGGTGTTGAAACCTTTCTTAGAGGGAAACATGATGGCTTGATTTTTCCATTAACAGGTTTTGCTCCAACAACTGTTGAAGAGTGGTTAAAAGTTTTGAAGATTTCAAAGTCATATGGAATAAATCATTATCGGTTTCATACGTGTTGTCCTCCTGAAGCTGCATTTATTGCTGCTGATATCCTTGGAATTTATATGCAACCTGAATTACCATTTTGGGGAACTATTACTGATGAGAATGATAAAAATCATAATCAAGTTGAGCAAGATTTTTTATTTAATGAAGGGGTATCTATGCTAAAATGCTTTGGAAATCATCCTTCATTTGTTATGATGTCTCTTGGAAATGAACTTTGGGGTAGTAAGGAGAAATTAGAGGATATATTAAAAAGGTATAAAGACTTAGATAATCGCCATCTTTATACACAAGGGTCAAATAATTTTCAGTTTTGTCCTGTGATTCTAGAAAATGATGATTTTTTCTCTGGAGTTAGATTTTCAAAATATCGTCTTTTAAGAGGATCTTACGCAATGTGTGATGCGCCTTTAGGTCACATACAAATTGACGCACCTAATACAATGAAAGATTATGATGAAAATATTATTCCTAAATTAGTTGATGCTCAGAAAAATTTAATAGTAAACTGTGATGATCCAATAGAAATTCAATTTGGTACAGAGACTAAAATTGTTCAAGCAGCTAATTATGATTCTGAAATTATACCAAGAGTTCCGGTAATTTCACATGAAATTGGTCAGTATGCCACCTATCCAGACTTTAATGAAATAAAAAAATATATAGGGCCTTTAAAGGCAAAGAATTTTGAAGTGTTTAAACAAAAACTTGAAGAAAGAGGTCTTGGTGATTTAGCAGAAAAGTATTTTTACTGCTCAGGAAGACTTGCAGTGTCTTGTTATAAAGAGGAATTAGAAGCAGCATTTAGATCAAGAAGACTAGGAGGATTTCAGCTTTTAGATTTACAAGATTTTAGCGGACAGGGAACAGCATTAGTAGGGATGTTAGATTCATTTATGGATTCAAAAGGATTGATTTCACCAGAAGAATGGCGCAGTTTTTGCTCAGATTCAGTGCTTATGGCGAGATTTAATAAGTATAATTATATATCAGAAGAAAATTTTGATGCGCATGTTGAACTTTGCTATTTCAAAGACATCCCATTACATAGTTTAAATTTATTTTGGGAACTAAAAGATAGTAATACTGTATATGAAAAAGGAGAAAGTTATATTTGCAATATTGAAAATCAAAATTATATTGATATATGTGATATTAATATAAAAATGCCTAATATAACTTTGATGAAAAAATTAACACTATCACTTCAAGTAAAGGAGATAGGTGTTGAAAAAAACTATGATTTGTGGATTTATCCGAAGAATGTTATTTGGGATAAGGCAGGTGTAAATATATTTAATAATTTATCCAAAGGGGTAATTGAATTACTTGAAAATGGCGAAAAGGTAATATTATTTCCCCAAGCAGATACTTTGAAAAATAAAATAGATGGATTTTTTTGTACAGATTTTTGGTGTTATCCAATGTTCCGTTCTATTTCTGAAAGCATGGGCAAAAAAGTTCCTATAGGTACTATGGGCTTATTGATTAATAATACACATCCTATTTTTAATGATTTTCCTTGTGAAGAATATTCAACCTATCAATGGTGGAACATAGTCTCAAATTCATGCTCGATTATTTTGGATGATACTGCAAAGGACTTTAGACCTATTGTGCAAACAATAGATAACTTTGAGCGAAATCATAAGTTGGGATTAATTTTTGAATGTAAGGTATTAAATGGGAAACTGTTAGTTTGTGCGTGTGACTATAATAAGATAATTAATCAACCAGATGGAAGACAATTATTATTTAGTATGTTTAATTACGTAAAATCTAAAGACTTTAAGCCAAGTACTGAAATTAGTATTCCAGCACTCAGAAATCTTTTGTTATCTTAA
- a CDS encoding ABC transporter permease: MQISKIDTEMLLKDKTKRQKKNLWKLIKKQKFLIFMSLPFVVWIIIFKYMPLIGWSMAFQDYKPGKSFFDQTWTGLKQFKVLFTEQQFYQSLENTIAMSLLGLVFGTICAIGFALLLNELKNVKFKKSVQTISYLPHFISWVVAASIITSMLAPSGIVNELLVKFHIINDPISFMSDPSLFWGIVTTGDIWKEMGWNAIIYLAAITAIDPEMYDAAKVDGAGRIRQIISITLPSIKPTIIVLLIMSIGNLLNIGFEKQMLLGNPVVADKSLVIDKYALDYGIGMFRYSFGTAIGIFRSIVSIILLFSANKLAKRAGEGALI, from the coding sequence ATGCAAATTTCAAAAATTGATACAGAAATGCTACTAAAAGATAAAACTAAAAGACAGAAGAAAAATTTATGGAAATTAATAAAGAAACAAAAATTCCTAATATTTATGTCACTGCCTTTTGTGGTTTGGATAATTATTTTTAAATATATGCCATTAATCGGATGGTCGATGGCCTTTCAGGATTATAAGCCTGGTAAATCATTTTTTGATCAAACATGGACTGGATTAAAACAGTTTAAAGTATTATTCACGGAACAACAATTTTATCAATCATTAGAAAATACTATTGCTATGAGTTTGTTGGGATTAGTGTTTGGAACTATATGTGCAATAGGTTTTGCTTTGTTGTTGAATGAATTGAAAAATGTAAAATTCAAAAAGAGTGTACAAACTATTTCGTATTTACCTCATTTTATATCTTGGGTAGTAGCTGCAAGTATAATTACAAGTATGCTTGCGCCAAGTGGAATAGTCAATGAATTATTAGTAAAATTTCATATAATTAATGACCCTATAAGCTTTATGTCAGATCCAAGTTTGTTTTGGGGTATAGTAACTACAGGAGATATTTGGAAGGAAATGGGATGGAATGCCATAATATATCTAGCTGCTATAACAGCTATAGATCCAGAAATGTATGATGCTGCAAAAGTTGATGGGGCAGGACGGATAAGACAGATTATTAGTATAACATTACCTTCAATAAAGCCAACGATAATAGTTTTGTTAATAATGAGTATAGGAAATTTACTGAATATAGGTTTTGAAAAACAAATGTTACTTGGAAATCCTGTTGTTGCAGATAAATCATTGGTAATAGATAAGTACGCTTTGGATTATGGTATCGGAATGTTTAGATATTCTTTTGGTACTGCAATAGGTATATTTAGGTCAATTGTTAGCATTATTTTGTTATTTTCTGCAAATAAGTTAGCAAAAAGAGCTGGAGAAGGTGCTTTGATTTAG
- a CDS encoding carbohydrate ABC transporter permease, translated as MTIIALVTIYPFLNVLAISLNDASDTVKGGIHIWPRSLTIQNYKEIFEGSSKLPQGLLISVLRTVVGTITGVLASAMVAFVLSRREFIFNKFVTILFVLTMYVSGGLIPEYMLIKNLGLVNNFAVYILPGLISAFNVIVIRSFIDGLPPALNESAMIDGANDFVIFTKIVLPLCLPVIATVALFIAVGQWNSWFDTYLYARQSDGLTTLQYELMKVMSTANASAKVDPNSVALQAAAVNPESIKMAITMVATGPILLVYPFVQKYFVTGMTLGAVKS; from the coding sequence ATGACAATAATTGCGCTAGTAACAATATATCCATTTTTAAATGTATTAGCAATTTCATTAAATGATGCATCAGATACAGTTAAAGGTGGAATTCACATATGGCCAAGATCTCTTACAATACAGAACTACAAGGAAATTTTCGAGGGAAGTAGTAAGTTACCTCAGGGACTTTTGATATCAGTACTTAGAACTGTAGTAGGTACTATAACAGGAGTTTTAGCGAGTGCAATGGTAGCATTTGTATTAAGCAGAAGAGAATTCATATTCAATAAATTTGTTACAATATTATTTGTTTTAACAATGTATGTAAGTGGAGGATTAATACCTGAATATATGTTGATAAAAAATTTAGGATTGGTAAACAATTTTGCTGTATATATATTGCCTGGGTTAATAAGTGCTTTTAATGTAATTGTTATTAGATCATTTATTGATGGATTACCTCCAGCATTAAATGAATCAGCTATGATAGATGGTGCAAATGATTTTGTAATATTTACCAAGATAGTGCTGCCACTTTGTTTGCCGGTAATTGCAACTGTAGCCTTGTTTATAGCTGTAGGTCAATGGAACAGCTGGTTTGATACTTACCTTTATGCAAGACAAAGTGATGGTTTAACAACACTTCAATATGAACTTATGAAGGTAATGAGCACCGCAAATGCAAGTGCAAAGGTAGATCCAAACAGTGTAGCATTGCAAGCAGCCGCTGTTAATCCAGAATCAATAAAGATGGCAATAACAATGGTTGCAACTGGCCCAATATTACTTGTATATCCATTTGTGCAGAAATATTTTGTAACAGGAATGACTTTAGGTGCAGTTAAAAGTTGA
- a CDS encoding alpha/beta hydrolase, protein MLIEKTKLWEDNEEVILTSYILDNSEEIKLKKRPAIIICPGGGFLYTSDREAEPIAMKFAGEGYNTFVLRYGTYFNNSKLDFNNLPKEIEGNKGVKYPQPLFDLAKAILTVRENSERWSIDSEKIFLCGFSAGGYVAASLGVHWQDELLKRKFDVDNELFKPNGMILGYPVLDYALMKEVLVETNDKFLHEFWRVSNDSIFGEPEPSNEYIDKLTLTNHITEKTPPTFMWHTANDGLVSVRNTLNFANELSKTKIPYELHIFEDGWHGLALCDEVTANGDGHINPEVKVWFDMALAWLKKYSFNINKL, encoded by the coding sequence TTGTTAATTGAAAAAACTAAACTGTGGGAAGATAATGAAGAGGTTATCTTAACATCATATATTTTAGATAATTCAGAGGAAATAAAATTAAAAAAGCGCCCAGCAATAATCATTTGTCCAGGAGGAGGATTTTTATATACTTCCGATAGAGAAGCAGAACCAATAGCAATGAAATTTGCAGGAGAAGGTTATAACACTTTTGTGCTTAGATATGGAACATATTTTAATAATTCAAAATTGGATTTCAACAATCTGCCAAAGGAAATCGAAGGAAATAAGGGAGTGAAATATCCACAACCATTGTTTGATTTAGCTAAAGCAATATTGACTGTACGAGAAAATTCAGAAAGATGGTCAATAGATAGTGAGAAGATTTTTCTATGTGGATTTTCAGCTGGTGGATATGTGGCCGCTAGCCTTGGGGTGCATTGGCAAGACGAATTGTTAAAAAGAAAGTTTGATGTAGATAATGAATTATTTAAACCCAATGGTATGATATTAGGTTATCCAGTCTTAGATTATGCATTAATGAAAGAAGTTCTAGTAGAAACAAATGATAAATTTTTGCATGAATTTTGGAGGGTATCCAACGATTCCATTTTTGGAGAACCAGAGCCATCAAATGAGTATATTGATAAATTAACTCTTACAAATCATATAACTGAAAAAACACCCCCTACATTTATGTGGCATACGGCTAATGATGGATTAGTAAGTGTAAGAAATACACTCAATTTTGCAAATGAATTATCGAAAACTAAGATTCCGTATGAACTTCATATATTTGAAGATGGATGGCATGGCTTAGCGCTTTGTGATGAAGTTACTGCAAATGGTGATGGGCATATTAATCCAGAAGTTAAAGTTTGGTTTGACATGGCGTTAGCTTGGTTAAAAAAATATTCATTTAATATAAATAAACTGTAA
- a CDS encoding ABC transporter substrate-binding protein, translating into MKKSKILSVIISFTLVASLFVGCGGSSKGDKATSASGGTMDKTPVTLTMYTVDSTEDMLFDDDVAKKITELTGVTLKISHPVAGDTQAIPLMIASGDYPDLIYAKGDTGKLVDAGAIIKLDDYIDKKGDNLKALYGDQLKRLKYSTEDPSIYTVGTYGVHSDIFDPNGIMQLQHAVLKDLGYPQIKNLQDYENAIKAYIKKYPEINGKKTIGMTLMASDWRWLITCGNIASQVAGIPDDGQFKIDDETQKATYKFELPEVKEYFKWLNHMNAEGLLDPESFTQKEDVYRAKITQGNVLGLTDPKWDYDTATKALISSGMDERTFAPLSVTLGDKYKDQTMKDYGYSGGWGVAISSTSKNKDRAFEFLNWLASDEAQVLLNWGVEGKHYKVENGKRIFLPEIQQQKNSDKDFKKKTGIGQYNYPFPERGDGAIDPTGNSYTTNTLDNFIQNYNKGEKATLAGYGKKSFVEFFPQAKDLGQSKHGQAWEYNIPSDSDMAIIQKKADDYTQKAITQAILGSESNFDSAWDKIQQDLKAMNIDKLDEGMSKLTVDKIKLWNN; encoded by the coding sequence ATGAAAAAAAGTAAAATTTTATCAGTAATAATTTCATTTACTTTAGTAGCAAGTTTGTTTGTTGGGTGTGGTGGAAGCTCAAAAGGAGATAAAGCGACATCGGCTAGTGGTGGAACAATGGATAAGACACCAGTAACATTAACTATGTATACTGTTGATTCAACAGAAGATATGCTTTTTGATGATGATGTAGCAAAGAAAATAACAGAACTTACAGGGGTAACCTTAAAAATATCACATCCAGTAGCAGGAGATACTCAAGCAATTCCTTTAATGATAGCAAGTGGTGATTATCCAGATTTAATTTATGCTAAAGGTGATACAGGTAAGTTAGTAGATGCAGGGGCAATTATTAAACTTGATGATTATATCGATAAGAAGGGTGATAATTTAAAGGCACTTTATGGAGATCAATTAAAGAGATTAAAATATAGTACAGAAGATCCATCTATATATACGGTTGGAACATATGGAGTACATTCAGATATATTTGACCCAAATGGAATTATGCAATTACAGCACGCTGTTTTAAAAGATTTGGGATATCCACAAATTAAGAATTTACAAGACTATGAAAATGCAATAAAAGCATATATAAAAAAATATCCTGAAATAAATGGTAAGAAGACAATTGGGATGACGCTAATGGCAAGTGATTGGAGATGGTTGATAACATGTGGAAATATAGCTAGCCAAGTAGCTGGAATACCAGATGATGGACAGTTTAAAATAGATGATGAAACTCAAAAAGCTACTTATAAATTTGAATTACCAGAAGTTAAAGAGTACTTCAAATGGTTAAATCATATGAATGCAGAAGGATTGTTAGATCCAGAATCATTTACACAAAAGGAAGACGTATATCGTGCAAAGATAACTCAAGGTAATGTTTTAGGATTAACAGATCCAAAGTGGGATTATGATACTGCAACAAAAGCATTAATTTCATCAGGAATGGATGAAAGAACATTTGCACCACTTTCAGTTACTTTAGGTGATAAATATAAAGATCAAACTATGAAAGATTATGGATATAGTGGAGGCTGGGGAGTTGCTATATCTTCAACAAGTAAAAACAAAGACAGAGCTTTTGAATTTTTAAATTGGTTAGCATCAGATGAAGCCCAAGTTTTATTAAACTGGGGAGTTGAAGGAAAACATTACAAAGTTGAAAATGGTAAGAGAATTTTTTTACCAGAGATACAACAACAAAAAAATTCTGATAAGGACTTTAAAAAGAAGACTGGTATAGGGCAATATAATTATCCATTCCCAGAAAGAGGAGATGGGGCTATAGATCCAACAGGAAATTCTTATACTACTAATACTTTAGATAATTTCATTCAAAATTATAATAAGGGCGAAAAAGCTACCTTAGCAGGTTATGGAAAGAAATCTTTTGTAGAGTTTTTCCCACAAGCAAAAGATTTAGGTCAATCTAAGCACGGACAAGCATGGGAATATAATATTCCAAGTGATAGTGATATGGCTATAATTCAAAAGAAAGCTGATGATTATACTCAAAAGGCTATAACGCAAGCAATTCTTGGAAGTGAATCTAATTTTGATTCAGCTTGGGATAAAATTCAACAAGATCTTAAAGCAATGAATATAGACAAACTTGATGAAGGCATGAGTAAATTAACAGTAGATAAGATTAAGCTTTGGAATAATTAA